The Sceloporus undulatus isolate JIND9_A2432 ecotype Alabama unplaced genomic scaffold, SceUnd_v1.1 scaffold_14, whole genome shotgun sequence sequence CCTGGCTTTTGGGAAAGGTGCTCACAGATAAGCTCTGGGAGAGATAGTTTTGATGATCATTTGTGCCACATCTAAACCATCATTACCGGAGTGTCTTAGTTTTGAGAACCAAACATTTCAGAAACGTGTCAATGAATGGGTGGcctgctgctactgctactgtTGAATGTTTAtcctttcttttctgtatttcCATAAACCTTTCTCACTGCTGTAGCCACATCTTTGCTTTTATGCTGTGCAGAGCCAAAAGGATTCCAGCCTTAGTTTTATGAAAAatagtaaataaaaaaaatccttaattcTAGTCTCTAAACTGGAACAGATGTTATAGGAATACAGAATAGGTTCCTGTTTGTCTCATGACATGTAACTCTTCAAATGTTACACTGTAAGACAATGCCACATATAGAGTAGGACCTTGTTTAATTTAAAGTGATGCTTAAAGTCTACATTCCTGTACCAAAGATCACCGCCATCACCAAGTTTCTTCTTTATGCAGTAATATGAGAAGGCAAACATTCCAACCCTTCCTCCAAACAGCTTGCCTCTTCATCTGTGTGGTATTCTCTTGACAGATCCTGTCCTGTTACTGGAGGACCAGTCTTCAAGGGGCTGAGTAGATAGGAAAAAAATGGGCTGATCATGGTTTTCAGAAAAGCAAGTGGAAGTGCTGTTGTCCACACAGCCAGCTCGAAAGGTAGGCTAAACACCCATAGGCTGTTTGAACCATGTGGAGTGAAGTTGAGCCAATTTTTTGCGCTTCCctaccatgcatgtgcaccatcccATAAACGCTGCCTGTGACCACCAATTACTTCTCTCCATCTGCCAAGGTGCAATCCCATTGGACACACGTGTGACCGGCCACTTGCAAATGCAATACACTGTCTGCATGGTGTGTTTGGTGCATTGCAGGTGGCGTATCGGTGTGCCGAGTGACACTgtcaaagcacaatcatggagactTCCCATACATGCCCCTTTCATCCCACACCCCTCTTTGGGACTGGCTGGTATATGTTGCAATTACATCCATTAAGATACTGGCAACCTACCTTGTTTGTCATACTTCTGCGTTTTTACTTTACCACAGTCCTACACTGATGCCATGCTGTTTATATGTATGTGCAATGATGCACATTTCCCACGTTAAGCCAGAGTATTGGAGCTTCTTTTGGTTTTTAGCCCTGAAATTCTATATTATTTCCTTAGCTACATAACCACTTTAGTTACACTAAGGCTAAGTAGAGTCTCCCAGTCTGATCCCAGTTTTGCACCGTACATTGCACAGCTTGACTTCAAGTcggtttgaagccactttattttgccagtggaCAACTCCCCAAGGTTTTTTTGATTTTACAATCTTCTCTAGATTATAGCAAAGTGACCTAAATGCTAACAGTAATCCACAGGTAATTCTTTACAATTTATACTATACATCACCACAGAATACACTCTGTTTCATGGTAGCACATCTAATCATACTTTATGTGAAATTTCTAAACTCATCAGGTACATTCAGAAGTGCAGTGTTTCATTATTTAAGGCCATAGCTATTGGATCAGTTCCAGGAAAAGTGAGTCATTTACCCTTTAAACTTAACTATTAAAAGCCTTCCTTTTTCTTAAACCGATCAAGGCTTCTATAACTGGGACTGCAATTTTCTTGTTTTATGCAAGCCAGGGGAAGCTTTCTAAAAGCATTAATTTGAACTGGATGTCTTCGGTATCTTCAGCAAAACTAACTATTTGCAGCAGTAAAAATAGCTTAGGAGTCTAATCTTTAGCCGGAAGATGCAGCATTTCAGTTTATATTAGCTGTATGAGGGTCAGACAGGAGTTTCTGCCAGACGTCTCCTTGCGGAAATTGGTATTTCCTTATGGAATCTTCTTTCATTTCAGAGGAATATCCAGGTGCCTGAaagatattttgtatttgataactacatttccattttaaatagaAAACAACTATCTGTTACACAGGTCTTGCTTAGCACATTGTAAAGATATGTTCTAACAGCATAGAAATGTGGGCTGAAATTCTGTATCACTTCCTTAGCTACATAACCACCTTAGTTACACTAAAGCTAAGTAGAGTCTCCCAGTCTGATCCCGCAACCTTACTCACCAtacagcagctgctgtgagcaaCAGGTCTGTTCCTCtccaggaagcagctgactgacatttccACTTCCTTCTGTAggtgatctctggtgcaacagtCAGATGAAGGGTCTCTGTTGCAATTCCCCCTCATaccagagattgctcacaggGGGATTGGTGGTGGAAATGTCAGCCAGCTGCTTTCTGATCAATGAGGGAACAGATAGTTTTCCACAATGGCTTGTGCCCAGTAAGTGAGGACTGGGGGACTTTCAAAGTCCCTACGTATTCCCTTAACTAGAGAATATGGTCCAAtccacactataaaaataatccagtctgagaccactttaactgccctggctcagtgttagggaatcctggaaactgtagtttattgtggcaccagaggtctctgacagaagactacatgtctcacaaaactacagttcccaaaatttcctagcactgagccatggcagttaaaatagtatcaaatgattatttctgtagtgagaATTGGACCCAAatagagatcatgagtatgaacCAGTCAAAAATTCATAATTTGAGGTCATACATTTGTAACTACCCTAGTGAATTCTGGCCATATTTCTTACCTACCTTTTAAGACTGGTCTTCTCCACATAGTTGATTATATGAAAGTTATTCTTATTTTGAAAGCCTGATGCTAGCAGTTCATACGTTCAGTAATATGTAGCAAAGTTAGCTCTACCAAGCATCTTCTACTTGCTTTTCTTTAATATAATtggctttttccttttttctatgGCTTTGGTTTGATACGACTATCTTAGTTTAACGAGATTATTTTTCTTTGGTATAATTATAAtttagttttattatattattttttttattttattttgtagcaTTATTCAAATTGGGTTGCTATAGCATGAAGTACAACAGCATCTGGGCTCCATGATATCAATCCCCATTTTAGGGATATTTCCTTGTTTCTAAACTCAAGAGCAAAATTCAACATTCATGGAGAGACATTATGAAAATACTGACAAAACTCCAGCTGTGCCAATGCAAACAAATACCTGTGGAGGCAGATAGGATGCATTCTTGATTACTACAGGATACTTGAAGTGTTCATGTAGATGATCCACATATTCACACATCCTGGAGGAAAAACATAAAGTAATATATCTGAGATTTATAAAACCTTTAATCTTTTTACAAACTACATCTATCATAAGTTGCCAACTATAAGCACCAAAGATTTAGGTTTTGCAATGGATGGCACCGAAACTCAGGAAACTAGAATGCATCTCCATTTATGAAACATTTGTTACCTCATTATATTGCTTTTCCAATAAAAAGCCACCAAAAAACATTTGCATCAAAaccaaagtaaaaacaaaatgaaataaaacaattaaaataaccacaataaacatcaaaacaattttaaaagcttgAAATGGTATGTTTTCACACACTTCCTAAAGAACTAATGGGATACACATTGCATAATCTGGAAGAACACAGGATAAATCCTCCCACATATCTGTCCAATGTATTTGTAGAGGTTCATATTTTCAGAAGGGTTTTTCCTGAGGAACCTTCCATCAATGCAGGTGGTCCCTTAAAGACCCAAGCCACAAAGTATTTAGTGCTTTAAAGACTAAACCCCAGAATTGATGCTGAATGGAATTATGAGTTAAAAATCAGAGCTACATTTCCTTTCCAAAGagctactttctttcttttaagtaaTTTTTGTTGTCCAGTATATTGGGCTGAAGGTCAACTCCCGGCGCAGTCTGGGTAAAAATCGCCCAGCTACAGCCAAAACAATGTACATAGCAGAGTATAAAAACAACCCcccagctattggtattggcagtgcactgaccacttttcacactcaaacaaacaaacaaaaaaaccagacaATTCATTCATCCAGTGCTGCAGGTTTTTATCTTCAGTTATAATATGTACAATATAAAatggcgcgcacacacacacacactttctggtTTTCAATCTGTTTCACAGCTACAAACTAAAACAGTAGCTCACAGCAATAACCTGCTGCTCCAACAATGGCTCACAACCAACCAACCCTTCAAACTGTCATCTGACATGTGGCCACTGATCAGTCTCCTGGTCCAGTGATACAGAATACTGGCTGTGAGTCATCATtcagtcaatcaaaatattttattttctgtttaaagTCACAAGACACTAGCTCTCAATGTTATAAGCTGAAACATTTTAGAGCAGAGATGGGCAAAGTACTGCTCTGCAGATGTGGAAATGCAacacccagcagccctagcctaCATAGGCAATGATGggaatgcagtccaacaacatctacagGGGCAGACTTTTCTTAAAACTTCAAAGAGTTCAGCACAATAAAGAACTAAAGAATTAAGACTAACCTGTTCTCAAGGCTGCCAGATATGGAAATGTAGTCAAATATTATCAAGTGTTGTACCAGCTCACAAAGTCCGACCCCACCAGCATGAGGACATACAGGGACTGGAAAAAAAGAGATATAAATGTCTTCGGTGCTGCTAAAAAGCAAACTGGGCCTTTCTATACAAAGAATATGTAATTTCCTTCCAATGCAGAATTCACACGTCTAGCCCTTCCCTACTCTCTTTTCAAATAAGATTCCCAGAAAAATCAAATTCTATTTTAGGTATAAAAAATTGCGTAAAATATGATGATAAACACTAAGTCATATAGATCTGAGAGCTACAAGAGTATTTCAAAGAGCCTTACTTTCAAACTTCTTGGCCATCAGCAACACAGACAAGTTTTCATTGACACTTCCCAGTCTGCAACTATCCACCTGGACATAGCTCAAAGCCTGGGCCTGGAGAAGCTGCTTAAACACTACTCTGTTATGGCACTGCAGAGAGTGAAATCAAAAACTGCTTAGCTCAAGGTTCTGCAAACTGGCGAACACTTATTAAAAGGtgaaagatttatacgatctgaagagaaaccagaataTATAAACACTTATTAAAACAGCTGTAGAATTTTAGAGAAAACTATCTTCTACTTCTAACAAATAAGAGACAAAACCATTACAAATCTGCCCACTTAGGCCTTCACATAGCATGGGCAATGAcacactgttaaaaaaaaaacaattactaACATAATGAACAGACAACTGTGTTTTTTAAGTTATATTAACAGTTTTAGGTGGCTGTCCTTAGGAAGCATGCGTGtatacattcatacatacatagaaACACACAGCTGGAACTGGACATGCTAAAATTTATTATGCTTTGTTTTCAGTCCCCTCACCccaaattaataaatttaaagaatttgagtttaaaatataattaaaaaacacaaaataattctCAAGCAAACTGAATTTAAGAATTTAATTTagattaattttttgtgggtttttcagagaagatgccagccacagatgctggcgaaacgtcaggaagaaaatctagaacatggccacatagcccgaaaaacccacaaaaaaaaaacaaaaaaacaaaaaaacaaaacaaacaaacaaacaaacaaaaacaacaaaacaaaacaaaacacacggatgccggccatgaaaacctttgacttcaaattctggcattatttttttttgctccctCAAACTATTTAAGGTTCTTAGCTGGGATTCAAAAACTGAAGTCAAACgtaatttgctgctgctgcttcttggaAAAAGGCTCCTCTTGTGCCTAAAACAGACTTGGGGAAGACATGGCAAAATTCCTCCCATTTCTCTAGGGGAGTGCAGGGTTTGTctgtctggtttttaaaaataattttaaggaaTTAAAAAAGGGATAGTAGGGTCCAGCAAGGAGAGGAGGCCTTCCAAGGTCAAGTAAAGGACATGTGAAGTCCCCAGACCTCACAAAGTGGCCCACACCTGTTAATAGGCCAGTCAGAATATAATTTTCCAACGTTGGCTGAATATTAAAATGTCCTTGGGTGGGGGGAGGGTGATACAGAGGTATGaccccatttgttgttgtgtgccttcaaaatcatttccaacttacggtgaacctaaggcgaacctatcattgggttttcttggcaagatttgttcagaggagatttactgagaccatgtgacttgcccaagatcacccagtaggtttcatggctgagtggggaatagaaccctggtctccagagtcataatccagcactcaaaccactatgccacactagatCTCATGCTTAAGGTTAAACACACAATGAAGATAAATAATTGAGAAACAGACTCACTTGTTCTCCAGTTGCCACACCAATCCCTAATGGAGCTAACGCCTAAAAACAAGAACAGCACATGACATGATATAAGCAGAACTTTTTCAAAATACAGTTATTCACAAGGGAAAGTGACAAAGTTATGGTTTACTGGCTGTTCCATATTGTACATTTAGAAAAAGACTGAAataaaccaatgcaattctaagtaCAGTTAAAGCTGTAATTCCttgatgttgttttattttaataataaattaggTGTAAAGAATTACATAAGAGGGTGTATGTGACCACAAGGAATATACTTGGACCATTAACTTAAGTTCTACTGAATTGAAAGGGGCCTGAATATCCCTAACTCTATGTTGGATGTTGGCCATAATGTACAAGTGAGACCACTGATGCTCTAATACATTTTGCTCACACGTCTTTGGCTAGTATTATATTTCTCATACAATTGGAACTTTAATCCAAACACATTAAAAGTGTATGCATCACATTTATTTTAGGACCACTGCTGACTGGGTTGCACATGTAAGTATGTATCTTTAAACTTTTTATTACAGCCTTCAGAAATGTGTTACTCATTTAAACTTAATGGAATACAGTCTATATGTGCGACAGGCTCTTGTAGCCAGCATATTTTAATGACTTTTGACAACTGTTTCAGCCTGAACTTTGAGTGTTCTAAGGGGGGGAAACTCCAGTCAATAAATCACCACAGTTCTCTGGTGGATAGCAATTCTGTCATCTGATTGAAAGGAAAAACACCCCCTCTGACCTTAGAAATTGTTGCATGCCCAAGAATATCATCAGGGGAAGTCGGTTCCTCAAtccatagtggtttgaattcAGCTAGTTTGGTGACCCACTctatggcttcttccacttcccaTCTTTGGTTAGCATCCAACATCTATGAATAGTTATGCATTGAACTTACTCTCTTATGCTATTGAACAATCATAATTTTGATTTGAGACAGATGGAAAGAAATAGAAACTTGAGCCAAACTTTTCTTTATGACATAGCCTAGCTTCCTACTGCTGAAATGATATAACAGTCCAAATGATATACTCCTGGCCAGCATTTtctaaaatccattaaaataagaaaaaaccaacaacatgaAGAATCAAACATTTAATTGTAAATAATCAAGCCCTACTGAACAAAGGCTAACAAAGGACTCCGGTTCAGCAAAACATCCTAGCATGTTAAttgtgcaatcctatgcatatttacttgcGAGTAAGAACCAGTGAACTAGGAAACATACCTCCAGTGAAACGTACGTCCAAATAAATGTGTACAGTATTGGGCTTCATATACCACAACACAAAAATATCATTCAGTTTTGACCAAGAATTGCACTAATCTTATTGCAATCACCACTGAAATACTATACTAAAGACTATACTGTATTAAAATAATGCTTGGCagtctttaaattttttttttaaaataaaacctgtaCTTTTTTTGCTTGAGGTTAAATGCTGCCCATNNNNNNNNNNNNNNNNNNNNNNNNNNNNNNNNNNNNNNNNNNNNNNNNNNNNNNNNNNNNNNNNNNNNNNNNNNNNNNNNNNNNNNNNNNNNNNNNNNNNNNNNNNNNNNNNNNNNNNNNNNNNNNNNNNNNNNNNNNNNNNNNNNNNNNNNNNNNNNNNNNNNNNNNNNNNNNNNNNNNNNNNNNNNNNNNNNNNNNNNNNNNNNNNNNNNNNNNNNNNNNNNNNNNNNNNNNNNNNNNNNNNNNNNNNNNNNNNNNNNNNNNNNNNNNNNNNNNNNNNNNNNNNNNNNNNNNNNNNNNNNNNNNNNNNNNNNNNNNNNNNNNNNNNNNNNNNNNNNNNNNNNNNNNNNNNNNNNNNNNNNNNNNNNNNNNNNNNNNNNNNNNNNNNNNNNNNNNNNNNcccattcaattgaatgggacgcgccgccccttctgccccgtggcttgagcacgtatgctcaaggctgcgtatggcgtgcccatgtatggcgcgggcgcgctgtatgtgtgtgtgtgtgtgtgtgtgtgtgtgtatatatatatatatatatatatatatatatatatatatatatataatttttatgccgcctttctcccaaaaagggacccaaggtgcctCATAAGATCAAAcaccttaaaacattttaaaaatttaaaataacacagttaaaacttttagaaaaaataaaattaagattaaaaacataaaaaagttaaaacacatgtTCAAGCAACAATATAAATTCACTTGTACTGTGCTATAAACAAAGACTATAAACCTGGTTTTATACTATCCTGAGAATAGTGGTATCCATCTG is a genomic window containing:
- the LOC121917284 gene encoding mitochondrial enolase superfamily member 1-like isoform X3; this translates as MNPKQLVSCIDFRYITDALTEEEAYTILQNGLMGKKEREEQMLKYGYPAYTTLCAWLGYPDQQLKQLCTEALKDGWTRFKVKVGADLQDDIRRCRLIREMIGPENILMLDANQRWEVEEAIEWVTKLAEFKPLWIEEPTSPDDILGHATISKALAPLGIGVATGEQCHNRVVFKQLLQAQALSYVQVDSCRLGSVNENLSVLLMAKKFEIPVCPHAGGVGLCELVQHLIIFDYISISGSLENRMCEYVDHLHEHFKYPVVIKNASYLPPQAPGYSSEMKEDSIRKYQFPQGDVWQKLLSDPHTANIN